gttgcgttgcgttgcgttgcgctgcgctgtgctgtgttgtgttgtgttgtgttgtgttgtgctagctgtgctgtgctgtactactgtgctgttgtgtggtgctgtgttgtgatgttctgtgctgtgttgtgttgtgttgtgttgtgttgtgttgtgttgtgttgtgctgtgctgtgctgtgctgtgctgtgctgtgctgcgctgcgctgcgctgcgctgcgctgcgctgcgctgcgttgaGTTGAgttgcgctgcgctgcgttgcgttgcgttgcgttgtgctgtgctgtgttgtgctagctgtgctgtgctgtactactgtgctgttgtgttgtgttgtgttgtgttgggctgtgttgtgttgtgttgggctgtgttgtgttgtgttgtgttgtgttgtgttgtgttgtgttgtgttgtgttgtgttgtgttgtgttgtgttgttctgtgctgtgttgtgttgtgttgtgttgtgttgtgttgtgttgtgttgtgttgtgctgtgctgtgctgtgctgtgttgtgttgtgttgtgttgtgttgtgttgtgttgtgttgtgttgtgttgtgttgtgttgtgttgtgatgttctgtgctgtgctgtgttgtgttgtgttgtgttgtgttgtgttgtgttgtgttgtgttgtgttgtgttgtgttgtgttgtgttgtgttgtgttgtgttgtgttgtgttgtgttgtgttgggctgtgttgtgttgtgatgttctgtgctgtgctgtgttgtgttgtggtttgttgtgttgtgttgtgttgtgttgtgatgttctgtgctgtgttgtgttgtgttgtgttgtgttgtgttgtgttgtgttgtgttgtgttgtgttgtgtgttgtgttgtgatgttctgtgctgtgctgtgctgtgttgtgttgtgctgtgctgtgctgtgctgtgttgtgttgggctgtgttgggctgtgttgtgttgtgttgtgctgtattgtgttgtgttgtgctgtattgtgctgtgctgtgctgtgctacgttgtgttgtgctgtgctgtgctatgctaattgtgttgtgctgtgttagaGAGTACACACCATGCATCATCATGTAATTTCACTTTCACAACACTTCCCCACTGCTCACACATGTGCtgcctcacacacatactcaagcacACACCATAGGCTAGCTAGCATTTCCGTTTGTGTGAAACCggctttcactcactcactgcacacacacaatcttccacacaggcaaacacatacacaaccagTCCAGGCTATACacagacatagcctacaaaaccatgagttacacacaaacaaaccaaacaaaaatacaaaaccaccacacatGCTAAGTTAGGACAGGCTAACATGCATTAATTCATGTAGCCTATGGCATCAGTGCACTTGACTGGTCCCAATTCACCACAAGCATCACTGCCTCTCCAtaaacacacggacacgcacactgAAGCGTGCGTTTAAGGAGCTTACGGCCTTCTCCTCATtaagggaaatgtgtgtgtgtgtgtgtgtgtgtgtgtgtgtgtgtgtgtgtgtgtgtgtgtgtgtgtgtgtgtgtgtgtgtgtgtgtgtgtgtgtgaagaggagggggggggtaggagtggagggaggagccGGGTCCTGCGGGTGGACAGTCGATAAATAGGTCAATGTCAAAGATCAGAGTGTGTCTGCATCAGGGATCGGCACAGCAAAGcaggatgaataaataaataaataaatcaacaaataCAGCCAGACTTCagcttggagacacacacacgacggctcccatcccatcccatcccagctcGTCTCCGCCTGTCTGAGTATTGGCCCGTGTCAGCTACAATAGTGTAGGAacggaaaatgtgattgttgtgtgttttgttgacTGCAAGTCCCAAGATGCTTTGTGTGTTCGACTGGCAGAGATGCTTTTGTATGTAGCCTATTCCAAGAGACTTGGGGAAGTTGGGAATTCTGGGAGATAAAATAAGTGAAGTCTTGGCTTTTCAGTTCAAGCTTGTATGTCTGTGAGTTATTCCAGTAATAGCCCATACTTGATATTAAAAGGTTTTACAATAGTATCGGCCTCGTGTGACAAGCTTGTTTGTGGCCAGGGGTGTTGTATAAGGGGCTAAAGTGCGACTGGATTCCCAGGGATTCATGTAGGCTAGATAtgtggctggggggtccattggagctgattttaCATAGGACCCACCGTTTCCTACgcccctgccctgtgtgtgtcccCACTACTACACTCGTCTACACTATTCTCCCATCTCTATGGTCAGGGCTGGTGCtgaatgaaacaaacaaaaaatgaaatgaaatggctcAACCTCTGGACTAGCAGGAGCATGTGCCCGAATTTTTTGTTTTCTCGTTCGCGCGCGCGCTGCGCTCCAGTTGCCCGAGAGATTCTGCTTTGAGGATCAACAGGCTCCGCCAGAAGCGCGTGAAACATGAATCAATGTCACGACGGACAAAATGACAGGCGCGAGCCTGTGAgcgagccagtcagccagccaggcgGGCCGTGCAAGGCAGCCACTCCCGCGGAGATGCACGAGAATATCAACGGCGCTCGCGGTGATAATTGGGAgtggggacgagagagagagagagagagagagagagagagagagagcgcaggagtggaggagtggaggatggaggggagaagaagagaaaaagaagagaaggcagtgtttcccatacattgaggaaactatggcggcccgccatagtttaaatttggccgccatagtttacgaaaatgtaaaaaaaaatcaaattacttttttttttttaaacgatatccgtttttgttaaaaacgatttgaattacgattttgaatttccttcgcattttcctcctggagtaaatacatcctatagactctgtattggttagataagtagtcccacggtaacacagaatgaggggaaagcattaggaagtgaccgtaagggtattacagttgattcatgtgtgcacacgtgtaacatcgggtgagtaacagaacatgtgcgcaacgatgcgttatgacacgccgatatgcgaggatcttcgtccaaatcgctagtcgcatgcatcatcgctaactgcgtttacatcgcgtgccgcgtgtaagggaaatgttagttgttgacatgtatggaattcacttcaatttgtgctgtttattgcttcagttgtggacaaaacgattggccaaactcacaatagaaagcctttgctgtgctactgtcccagagagctgaaaaaaaaaaaccttcatagaagaagtcactcttaacaggggtgttaaccaatccaatgagttctctcgtttctctctctctctctctctcataacaaaTAAcaacccataacaaatggtgaatttctgagcaatttttaatttgtagcctataccactgaaggcatgataatgcttcatcatattttagaaatagggcctatgtgccttttatattccaaatgtttatcattttgaaattgtttcagttgtttatgacttgtgtatgactgaaattatctctgcatactatcagtgctgcattgctttgtaaagataggctattcaacacactttaaaaacacactgaaaagatacggcaatagtagcctactaaaaacattttgttcataataatggtgattaataaatggtggtcttaaattttcatactgacatccttaaatttgacttggtagatcacggcagaccatcaacttcaaaagtagatcttggttaaaaaaaggttgggcacccctgctatagagagaaccacaagtgcttgaaagacagggatcaaaagcctagtcaagttgttgtagtttacttgggtttgggagcaatataaaaaaaaccttcagagaagggacagttgggatgagtttactaacactccctaggctttgttttacagttgtaatgagtttggtgacagaccttcattgacacagcagaggagacatcgggctgcatatagaaattaatgtgtaatgaatgtgaatatagacataaatgtgtaatatgttgttcagcccttttaatgggaggaatttggaaaaaactggccctgtgaccagcagccctcatgtagaatgtggacgcctacagatatgtgtgggggaaaaggcatagcctaccctctaagaccctttttatctatgcgttaacaatttcacagtgctcttaaattcttatctctgctcctattttgttttattgtttcccagacccctgcatgagggacgaatgaaactgtgttgtaaacagaaattattcactgtactgcattttttgacaatgacaatgtactactattatacaagtcatgggtaaaatcttatgtagccttatttctcaaaatataaatggctgaaatataggcccaggcctacagtttctccatgcgccaatgtcatactgtagtcattgttttgccgttttgcatttacgctgcaagaatacaacccgcacccccccccccccccccccccccaaaaaagtcccgtgtgagaagaccccccccccccccccctcacccggacaaaataaaccccggctgcccccatagtttccaaaatttctgtgggaaacactggaaggctgatgagaggaggtgaaagagagagaggggggggagagagagagagagagagagagagagagagtgtgtgtgcgtgtgtgtgtgtgtgtgtgtgtgtgtgtgtgtgtgtgtgtgtgtgtgtgtgtgtgtgtgtgtgtgtgtgtgtgtgtgtgtgtgtgtgtgtgtgtgtgttggggtgcgggtgcgggtgctcTCACTACTAGTAGTAGGTGAAATGGGGGTACCCTACTCCTCTCCACCATTGACTGGCTGTTAGCACCCTCAGCATCATGAGAGATTTGTAAAGCCACGCTCCGGTGCCAGCCGCCGTTTCTCGGTGTGAGTGATTTACAATGCAGTCTAGACGTGGATACCTAACCCAACCATACGACCtccacatacataggctacatagatGCATTCACATCAGTCCTGCCATATGATGGTGGGCAAGCGAGCATCCTCCATCTATCAAGGCAGGCAGGTACAGGGAGCTAGTTGTAGCCTGTACTGTgctatgggtgggtgggtgtgcctcATCCATTGACTGCGATCAGGGCGAGGAACATAAACGGTCGTCCGTGCTCACTCGAATTACAAAATGTGCGCCGTGCGATTATTCCATTAGTGGAGGAAAAAACACAATAGGTTACAAAGCGATATTGCCCCTACGACGCGCATCTCATTATTGTAGTAGCCTAGTAGAAGCCTATGGCAGTCTTGGCTTGCGGGGGTTAAATTGCAACCATTGCCTTGGCATAGCCTACACACCATGCATCGATACCTATCTTGGTATTGGACAAAAGCGAACGCTttccaccatccaccaccacacaaaacatacacagccTACCTGTTTTGAAAAACGGCTCCGTGTCTGGATCTGTCAGCCCCCCCTCCTCGGCAGCATCGGTAGAATTCATCTTTTGCATTGATGGGCTCCAGTCGCTGCCTTTGCCTTGCCTCGCCTGCTGCCCACGGATATAGCAAGCAGACGAAATTCACACCAATAAATCCACTAATCTGTACAGAGTAACCCACATCAGAGCGCGGTCATCTCCGAAGCCGTAAACCGCTGGCAGAGCCCGGCTCCTgtccctcccctgccctgccttgGTTTGGCTTCCCTTCCCCGTTCTGCACTAGACACAACCACGCTGCATTGGGCGCTATTGTTCACACGGTCTGGGCTCCGGCTGCCTGCCTCTTGACAGAAGAAGGAAGGACCGCGATGCCCGTgctgttgtagtgtagtgtagtgtagtgtagtatccGCTCGGCTAAATGGTCCCAGCACCAATACAGCGCTGCTTGCTGGACGTGAAAATGGCTTTCCGTGGTCTGCTGGGTTGCCTCTCCACACGTCATGCATCCATCGGTCCGTCCATATGTCCATATGGTGTGTCAGTCGGAGCGCAATGAAAGCCAAGCAAGGCAGGGTGGCGGCAACCCCCTCTAAACTGGCAGAGGAGCAGGGCTGTGGATAGCGGCCAGGACCAGCAGCAACCTCAAATGGTGGGGTATCATCACGGAAGGAGGTTCCATAGTAATGATGTAACGAGAAAAACTGAATAATAGTAATAGGGGTTTACGGACGCCACATCAACGCACGCAACTGACTGGGGCCTTTTGCCTCCGCCAATTAAAACCCTGGAATAAATCCCGCATTCAATTAGGCACGAATTTCCGTCTGTCGCACAGTTTAGGCGGATGTTGTGAATTGGGGTAATGTCATTGAAAGCGACTTTAAACACACCCTCGCTTGCCGTCTCCTCATCTTCCCCCACACACGCTCATTCCCTTGGGAACACATTAAATTGGCATTTTAAGGGGGAGCGTCATTGCCCCCAGCAGTTCACAGACGACATCTCATACAAACATCAACAATATTACGGGAGCTTCCTTCTGGGGGTTCATTCTGCCTGTTATGTGGGTAATAGGTGTTTATTTCTTTTTACGAGGGGACTGATTCCACCTTGTGCGCTGTTTTAATTAAGGCGCGTTAATAGTAAAACGGGGAAATTCACGTGTATGTTTAGAGAGAGGAGTCATGTGCCTGAAAGTCCAGATATAGCGTGTATAGTCGCTCATGTTGTGAATTATTCCCTGGTCACCTCTCCCTTGAAGTGCTAATGCTAATTTCTACTGGGCCAGTGTTTCTCTCCCACGCTGCTGCCCACTCTCTCGCTGCTCAGCTAGCTATCATCGCCAATAATATTTCTGCTGCTGCAAGTGCAATACCACAGAGGGAGGAAACACATTTCCTGCAATTCAAAAGCACAGGAATGAAATGCAGTTATTTGAAAGAGACTCAAGAGACGGGGGGATTTTGATGAAGCAGCAGGGATGCGCTTCTTTTTAAATAAGCCTGTGCGTAAATCTTCAAAGGATTCTTATGTGTGTTATAGAAAAGAATAAATGCGCGTTAGCCAGCACAGTAGCCTTGACAGTCGCCAGTATGAAttatgaacagtgttgccagatttggcagtTCCCCACCCATTGGGCTGctcgggatggccgtctgcaaataaaaagagaaaaatgtcATTTGGGTGGATTTTTCTGCAGATATGTGGCCGtagaaatgaatgaaaattctaTTCAAATTTgttgggatttagtgcttccaggcacgttttgagtattttttggcgCTGGAAATCATCTCACACACATGGAAACCATGATTATGCCTTGAGTGGTGCTACTATCGTGGAATAAGAGGAGATGTGATGCCCTCATGCGGCCATGGGTCCGCCATTACAAGACGACCGCGTCACAATAGCGCATGGGGCATTCCAGAACGCATCCAAGCTGAAAAGTTGTGTAATTTTTTGACTTCCCCACCACTTGACAACCCCTCACTTCCTTTGTTTGAGGAAGCAACTATGAGCGCCACCAACATGCCGGGTAGCAAAGGAAGAAAGGGGAAGAATATCAACATCCCTCCGGAGCTGCCCGAGATCCTGAAACAATTCACCAAGGATGCCATCCGCACCCAGCCCGCCGACCTCATCGAGTGGGCAACCTTGTGCGTAAAGTAGCCTAGACACTTTATACACTTGCCAACGCATTTCAAAACAACTGAGATCGACTGAATGTGTTAACATGTAAACAAGTAGATAAAGCGAAACAAATCAGACAAAGAGGGTAGACCATGGACTACAACATGCGGGAAAAGCAGATACAAGCAAACCATtagaataaaaaagaagaaataaaataaccaTTATACTATACAATTTATCACCCAATTCAGGTTATTACCCATTTTACCTATGTAGCCTATAACTGTGTACAGCCAACCATGTGTGCCTGTGTCAATATTGTATGCTTCACCTAGGTATTTCAGTGCCCTGATCCAAGGGCAGGCATTGCCAGTGAAGGATAACCTGGAGAAAGCCACAGCTCCCAAAGCCATGGACCTCAGCCCACCCTCCCTCACAGCCCTGCACACCCAGGTGGACTCATTCTACATACTGATACACTTACTTTGAATGTGTTCATATCTTTGGTAGGCCGATGTAATTTTCTAGGCGTCCATTCATCATAATCTGTGTCGCTTGTTCAGCAATCTGTCATTATTTATGAATATTAACCACCACCATATATACCCATACAAGACCAAATTCATCATTTTCGCTATAAATCACCCACAACAGTGTATGGAAAACTCACAACAGTTTGGGAAATTCTTGCCTTTATCATGTGTACAGTAAAAGTAAACTTGTATGAATCCAGATGGATTTACAACTGTGGTGGGCAAATTGCTACAGTGCAGTTAAAACTCAGCGTCAAATTCTGCAATATTTACACGAAACTGAGCAGAATTCACTCAGAATTTTTGTCTAGCACCCTACACAAAATGACAGCACGAATGTAACTATTACTATGGAAATAATCTATTAAAAAATatgacatagtgcacctttaacaaaaaaaactgtgtgtctcCCCAGCTGGGTAAGAGCAGCAAGGTGGCGAAGATATTATACTATAAACAATAATATTAGATATGAAGTATCAACACTGGTATACACTATAAGCAATACATATTAAATATCAACGCTGGTATTAAGATAATACACTATAAGCAATAAATATTAAATATCAACAATGGTGTTTTTCCTGTGTGTCCCCCCTCCCAGCTGGGGAAGAGCAGCAAGGTGATGACGATATTACACTATAaacaataaatataaaatattaaatatCAAATATCAACACTGgtgtttttcctgtgtgtgtgtgtgtgtgtgtgtgtgtgtgtgtgtgttcagctgggGAAGAGCAGCAAGGTGACTAAGAAGCAGCTGGAGGAGACCTGGAAGTCGTGCGGCCTCTCCCCAGACCTGCTGAAGCACATCCTGTCCGTCGGCTCCTTCGGCAGCGAGATCGAGTGGATCAAGTTCTTCGCTCTGGGCTGCAGCTACCTCGGAGGGGTGAGTGAGTAGGCCTAGAGTCGAGATTCAAAAGTTTGTGGTCATTGTcgaaaaggcaacgaaattgtgtgtggaatacacaccagggctggaatggccatctggcatagcgggcatttcctggtgggccctgcaccctcgtgggcccctattttcagaaaggttttttttttaaatcagaaatgtaaaaaaaatcataacaattcttaaacatttctgaacatagtggcccacaagggtgcagggcccaccggtgagtcagtactgtgtcgctaattatgagaggcccctttaagccaaaagtgcccgggccctattctacatcccccacccccccattccAGCCCTGGTACACACCATGGGCGTAGCCATAGCAGGTTCAGCAGGTGCGGTCACACCGGGGCCCGTGACCTCCAGGGGCCCATCACCATCCccaatatgaaaataaaatgacaACTTTGTTAAATTCTTATTTAGATGTCAAATGAATTGACCTGTCTAAAACTGCATTACATTTCCTGAAAGTAAACCTTGATGTCCATGTATTAAATGTGAAATATCCTAAAGTCAAGtaaatgtctgagtgtgtgagctcaccaaaataaacttgaccttgaccttgaccttgtgtCCATCATCCCCAGACCATTAAGAATGCGATGCAGAGtagattatttattattattatttttattatataaTCATTTACCTTGTGTCCATCCCCAGACCATTAAGAATGCCATGATCCATGCGTGCTACATCCTGAATGCGGACAGCTCTCTGCAGCCGCCGGACGCCTGCGTGCCGCTCGACACCTTCCACTTCATCTACACATACCTGGCCGGCGTGGACGGAGAGGTGTCCAAGACGCAGATGGAGAGAGCCATCGCCCAGCTAGAGACCCTCGCGTGAGTATAGAGGCCTACCACTAGGGGGCGTTAGATGGCCCCTAGAGGGCATTGAGATGGGGTGTTGGGGGGCCAGGGTGGACGGAGAGGTGTCCAAGACCCAGATGGAGTGCGCCATCACCCAGCTAGAGACCCTCGCGtgagtattagtattagtaatgGTATTACATTATTAAAGGCCTACCACTAGTGTAGTGTTTCTAGGGGGCATtgagggggggtgttggggaggtGTCCAAGACCCAGATGGAGAGAGCCATCACCCAGCTAGAGACCCTCGCGTGAGTATAGAGGCCTACCACTAGGGGGCGTTAGAGAACCCTTGGGggcattgaggggggggggggggggcgtaggaTGGTGGACGGAGAGGTGTCCAAGACGCAGATGGAGCGAGCTATCACACAGCTAGAGACCCTCGCGTGAGTATATATGCCTACCATTAGGGGGCGTTAGAAAGCccttggggggtgttgggggtgtggACGGAGAGGTGTCCAAGACGCAGATGGAGCGCGCCATCACCCAGCTAGAGACCCTCGCGTGAGTATTAGTACATTACTATCACTAGTGTAGTGTTTCTAGccctcgggggggggggggaggggggtgttggggtgtcCAAGACGCAGATGGAGAGAGCCATCACACAGCTGGAGACCCTCGCGTGAGTATAGAGGCCTACCACTAGGGGGCGTTAGAGAGCCCCTAGGGGGGCGTTAtggagcccttggggggcattgAGGGGGGTGGACGGAGAGGTGTCCAAGACGCAGATGGAGTGCGCCATCACCCAGCTAGAGACCCTCGCGTGAGTATTAGTAATAGTATTTCATTATTATAgatcaagatgcctgaagaagatctatgatcgaaacgttgctccaaataaattaagtcttttgcaagcagtgtgcagatcctttcccgctcctacatatgacagttttttgatttggcacctgctgatgcttttctgctggatatgtgcgctttccactacactctattacattattataggcctaccactatATGATTATCAATGGGGgccttgcaggacattgccaaaagcaccgagaactgccagccagcaaactggtgacGTGTGGGAACCATCACaagggtgccggttaagaggacgtcccacactaacatatgtggacacacatagccagggctctaaattaacgcacgccaacacgccaaatgcgggtgaaaaatcattttggctggtagaaaaaatcatccactagccaaattggccggtagcgcgcgcccgactgaacgcttaacagctgcccgcacagatctgtagctgccgtctgatgaacgttaaaacgtcgcctacattacccatgaacattagtcctaccgtcatgatgtagcccacacccattggctgaccgttaatcacaataaggcagcctcacatccattggctgcgtgtttgatacccgcgcgctgttactagtgttgataaaatatgttcaatgagcggactagcgcggattactttggttttgaaggttttggtcagatgaaaaataatgtggcagtggttaaagcacggttatgtgtcgatgaatgcaagtaatagcagagtaactgttgtgacggtgaaatagagaattggtggagcgaaaacggcgtgaggagtggagggacaggacagctgattgtcaaaacagtgtcgttgccgtcagaagccgtctgatatttgcgaggtcctcgcaactacaaacgatggagttgtcgtttcctaataacgcccacgccatcgcaaagaccctgcacgagtttgacatggatatacgagtaagtgaaaaaaagataacaaaaactagcgaagaaagtaacaaagtaggctaagcatggtgtccgtggtgttattggatatctagttgacatagcgtaacggtaattgtcattccaagcgcatcgtaaataaagctaatattaatttgacctggaggaacttgaaggtgtcacgcagcagcagcataaacacacaatgcagacatcattcacgcactgtgtaggtgtgtgtgtgtgtgcgcgcgcgggggggtgtctcctgtcctcctctccgtctccttctcctccatctcttttccCCTTCACCTGCCTtctgttagcctagaaatctagacaagccacgtcttctgtgcattgtccatggtatttggcccactgtgtgtgaagtgatgctgtgtaggggatatgtggttttgcagtgtttggttgtgtgtgtgtttatagtgtatgttgaaagtctggtatgtgtgtgacattagtgttgaaggcatgctgtgtttgtgtgagttgtaggcctatactgtatgaggtttgggtgatggtgtgtgaggtaataggctagtgtttggctgtctgtgcagtatatggaaatggaatgaaaaataatattgagtataatatttatattgtttatctgtgttgaggacatagcctagtttaataaaataattaaaagcaacataattaacgcatggtttattttggtgagaaaaaaatggctagttgaccttccatttggctagtaagaaaaaatgtctactagccaaattggctggtggtggaaaaagttaatttagagccctgcacatagCCTACTCAAGAAAGACgcgggagcccagagtaccagcgaactgaaaagatgtatggagaatcgagatgactggaagcaatgatggaaggctcgtctgaggacggggaggtgtccaggggtgcatttctcaaaactgcagttgctactttgttgtttgcaatgcaattccccattggtaactatccaagttgctaactggctaacaactacgcttacGAGAAACACTCCCCAGTAAAGCAACATCCTCACGTTCCCATACAGGCTGTTCCAGACTATGTCAGTGGATTTGATCAGTCAGAATTATGTTATCCCCTCCCCCTGCTGGTTACTGAATATCTCAGTATAtcagcaataaataaataagtaaatacataaataagtaaataaataaataaacctgtgGCAACTCGTGCTGTGGAATTAATTTTTGCTAATGTTAGGATGCAGGATTAAGGTCTTGTTAATCATGACATTGCtgaatggcaaaaaaaaacctgGCAGAGTCGGCAGGCATAATGCTGTAGTCTGCTACGCGAGCGAGGTTGTAAATCACAAAGCTTTTTGCGCCCAACATGCGCACTGAAGATAATCAGGTCACAAACTACTATACAAAAGaggaaaataaatagaaaaacaGCTAGACAGGAGCAAAATAAGAAAGCAGCTAGACCTGAcaccatgggtgccgcgaggggggggggggaggtggtacagattctaagggcccgacagcactgacaaggcccttggaaggatgctgataacataatttgtcattttgggggcccaaaatttgaatctttcatggggcacaacatttttagcggcgcccttGCCTGACACACACTGTGCAGGCCGCCGAGCACAATTACACTAATGTCCTGATGATGGACGTCTGGGGGTCAAGAGGGCTGCACTAAATTGTGCTACCAACCAACGCATAGTTTTACACCTGCAGTGTTAATGTGGATGTGTCGCTTTGggtaaaaagcgtctgccaaatgtaatgtaatgtaatgcatgtatTTGGCTGTGACTACAAAGTTATGAGTGTGAGATTTTTAAGtattaatggaatggaatggaatgtatgtgtttggctgtgatacgtgtgggtgggtgt
The Engraulis encrasicolus isolate BLACKSEA-1 chromosome 12, IST_EnEncr_1.0, whole genome shotgun sequence DNA segment above includes these coding regions:
- the LOC134460399 gene encoding ropporin-1-like, which encodes MSATNMPGSKGRKGKNINIPPELPEILKQFTKDAIRTQPADLIEWATLYFSALIQGQALPVKDNLEKATAPKAMDLSPPSLTALHTQLGKSSKVTKKQLEETWKSCGLSPDLLKHILSVGSFGSEIEWIKFFALGCSYLGGTIKNAMIHACYILNADSSLQPPDACVPLDTFHFIYTYLAGVDGEVSKTQMERAIAQLETLAKENGGMVKVSDFINSRKIRLG